One Streptomyces sp. B21-105 genomic region harbors:
- a CDS encoding ABC transporter ATP-binding protein yields the protein MVDPLPGDQAGRRVPTVIADQVHIVYRVNGAKSGKGSATAALSRIVKRGEERGVRRVHAVRGVSFVAHRGEAIGLIGSNGSGKSTLLRAIAGLLPPESGKVYTDGQPSLLGVNAAMMNDLTGERNVILGGLAMGMSREEIRERYQGIVDFSGINEKGDFISLPMRTYSSGMQARLRFSIAAAKNHDVLMIDEALATGDAKFRRRSEARVRELREQAGTVFLVSHSNQSIRDTCDRVLWLERGELRLDGPTEEVLREYEKFSGK from the coding sequence GTGGTTGATCCGCTTCCGGGAGACCAGGCGGGACGCAGGGTCCCGACGGTCATCGCCGACCAGGTCCACATCGTCTACCGCGTCAACGGCGCGAAGAGCGGGAAGGGCAGCGCCACCGCCGCCCTCAGCCGTATCGTCAAGCGCGGCGAGGAGCGCGGCGTGCGCAGGGTGCACGCGGTGCGCGGCGTCTCCTTCGTCGCCCACCGGGGCGAGGCGATCGGCCTGATCGGCTCCAACGGCTCGGGCAAGTCCACCCTGCTGCGCGCCATCGCCGGGCTGCTGCCGCCGGAGAGCGGCAAGGTCTACACCGACGGCCAGCCCTCGCTGCTGGGCGTCAACGCCGCGATGATGAACGACCTCACCGGCGAACGCAACGTCATCCTGGGCGGTCTGGCCATGGGCATGTCCCGTGAGGAGATCAGGGAGCGCTACCAGGGGATCGTCGACTTCTCGGGCATCAACGAGAAGGGCGACTTCATCAGCCTGCCGATGCGTACCTACTCCTCCGGCATGCAGGCCCGGCTGCGGTTCTCCATCGCCGCGGCCAAGAACCACGACGTCCTGATGATCGACGAGGCCCTCGCCACCGGCGACGCCAAGTTCCGCAGGCGCTCCGAGGCGCGGGTGCGGGAGCTGCGCGAGCAGGCCGGCACGGTGTTCCTGGTCAGCCACAGCAACCAGTCGATCAGGGACACCTGCGACCGGGTGCTCTGGCTGGAGCGTGGTGAACTGCGCCTGGACGGGCCGACCGAAGAGGTCCTGCGGGAGTACGAGAAGTTCTCGGGCAAGTAG
- the hpnE gene encoding hydroxysqualene dehydroxylase HpnE, whose protein sequence is MNHEQLADAEQAPEPSGRTAVVVGGGLAGVTAALALADAGVRVTLLEGRPRLGGLAFSFRRGELTVDNGQHVYLRCCTAYRWFLDRIDGSALAPLQNRLDVPVVDAGKPEGRRLGRLRRDPLPVPLHLGRSLAAYPHLSLAERAKVGRAALALKGLDLADPALDAQDFGSWLTAHGQSARAVEALWDLVGVATLNAVAGDCSLGLAAMVFKTGLLSDPGAADIGWAHVPLGELHDGLARKALDAAGVRTEVRTRVTSLVPDGDGTWSVRVPGVTLRADAVVLAVPQREAYDLLPDGALPDAGRLLEIGTAPILNVHVVYDRKVLDAPFFAALGTPVQWVFDRTHASGLREGQYLALSQSAAQDEIDEPVAALRERYLPELRRLLPGARGAEVKDFFVTRERTATFAPTPGVGRLRPGARTEAPGLYLAGAWTATGWPATMESAVRSGVSAADAALGALGRPRPRRLFAFEEAAHCIVPGGDPRTPGREPAGTGVPLRGGTG, encoded by the coding sequence ATGAACCACGAGCAGCTCGCGGACGCCGAGCAGGCGCCCGAACCTTCGGGGCGCACCGCCGTCGTCGTCGGGGGCGGGCTGGCCGGAGTCACCGCCGCGCTCGCGCTGGCCGACGCGGGCGTGCGCGTCACCCTGCTCGAGGGCCGTCCGCGCCTGGGCGGCCTCGCCTTCTCCTTCCGGCGCGGAGAGTTGACCGTCGACAACGGACAGCACGTCTACCTGCGCTGCTGCACCGCCTACCGGTGGTTCCTCGACCGCATCGACGGCAGCGCGCTGGCGCCGCTGCAGAACCGTCTCGACGTGCCCGTCGTCGACGCCGGCAAGCCCGAGGGGCGGCGGCTCGGCAGGCTGCGCCGCGACCCGCTGCCGGTGCCCCTGCACCTGGGGCGCAGCCTCGCCGCGTACCCGCACCTCTCGCTCGCCGAACGCGCCAAAGTGGGCCGCGCCGCACTCGCCCTCAAGGGCCTCGACCTCGCCGATCCGGCCCTGGACGCCCAGGACTTCGGCAGCTGGCTGACCGCCCACGGACAGTCGGCGCGCGCCGTCGAGGCCCTGTGGGACCTGGTCGGGGTCGCCACCCTCAACGCGGTCGCGGGCGACTGCTCGCTGGGGCTCGCCGCGATGGTGTTCAAGACCGGCCTGCTGTCCGACCCGGGAGCGGCCGACATCGGCTGGGCGCACGTCCCGCTGGGCGAGCTGCACGACGGGCTGGCCCGCAAGGCGCTCGACGCCGCGGGCGTGCGCACCGAGGTCCGTACCCGCGTCACCTCCCTCGTTCCCGACGGCGACGGGACGTGGAGCGTGCGGGTTCCCGGCGTGACGCTCCGCGCGGACGCCGTCGTGCTCGCCGTACCGCAGCGCGAGGCGTACGACCTGCTGCCCGACGGAGCGCTCCCCGACGCGGGACGACTGCTGGAGATCGGCACCGCGCCGATCCTCAACGTGCATGTCGTCTATGACCGCAAGGTGCTCGACGCGCCCTTCTTCGCGGCCCTCGGCACCCCCGTGCAGTGGGTTTTCGACCGCACCCACGCCTCCGGGCTGCGCGAGGGCCAGTACCTCGCCCTGTCGCAGTCCGCCGCGCAGGACGAGATCGACGAGCCCGTCGCCGCGCTGCGCGAGCGCTACCTGCCAGAGCTGCGGCGGCTGCTGCCGGGCGCGCGCGGCGCCGAGGTGAAGGACTTCTTCGTGACCAGGGAGCGGACCGCCACGTTCGCCCCCACCCCGGGCGTCGGGCGGCTTCGCCCCGGCGCCCGCACCGAAGCCCCCGGCCTGTACCTGGCCGGAGCGTGGACCGCCACCGGGTGGCCCGCGACCATGGAGAGTGCGGTCCGCAGCGGTGTGAGCGCGGCGGACGCCGCGCTCGGCGCCCTGGGCCGGCCCCGACCCCGTCGCCTCTTCGCTTTCGAGGAAGCGGCCCACTGCATCGTCCCGGGGGGCGACCCCCGCACCCCCGGCCGAGAACCGGCGGGAACCGGCGTGCCCCTGCGAGGTGGCACCGGGTGA
- the hpnD gene encoding presqualene diphosphate synthase HpnD translates to MIRAVEPSVHASAPVLAAYSYCETVTGHQARNFAYGIRLLPTPERRAMSALYAFSRRVDDIGDGALDGDVKSARLEDTRALLSRVRAGEIEEDDTDPVAVALAHTARAFPVPLGGLDELIDGVLMDVRGETYETWDDLKVYCRCVAGAIGRLSLGVFGTQPGARGAERAPEYADTLGLALQLTNILRDVREDAAGGRTYLPADDLAKFGCSAGFDGPKPPEGSDFAGLVHFEVRRARALFAEGYRLLPMLDRRSGACVAAMAGIYRRLLDRIERDPEAVLRGRVSLPGREKAYVAVRGLSGLDARHVSRRRVRRHT, encoded by the coding sequence GTGATCCGGGCCGTGGAGCCGTCTGTGCACGCGTCCGCTCCGGTGCTCGCCGCCTACAGCTACTGCGAGACCGTCACCGGACACCAGGCCCGCAACTTCGCGTACGGGATCCGGCTGCTGCCCACGCCCGAACGCCGGGCGATGTCGGCGCTCTACGCGTTCTCGCGCCGGGTCGACGACATCGGCGACGGGGCGCTGGACGGCGACGTCAAGAGCGCCCGCCTCGAGGACACCCGGGCGCTGCTGAGCCGCGTCCGCGCGGGCGAGATCGAGGAGGACGACACCGACCCGGTCGCGGTCGCCCTCGCGCACACGGCCCGGGCCTTCCCGGTCCCGCTGGGCGGCCTGGACGAGCTGATCGACGGCGTGCTGATGGACGTACGCGGCGAGACGTACGAGACCTGGGACGACCTGAAGGTGTACTGCCGCTGTGTGGCGGGGGCCATCGGGCGGCTCTCCCTCGGAGTGTTCGGGACCCAGCCGGGGGCGCGCGGAGCCGAGCGCGCGCCGGAGTACGCCGACACGCTCGGGCTCGCACTCCAGCTCACGAACATCCTCAGAGACGTCCGCGAGGACGCCGCGGGCGGCCGGACCTATCTGCCCGCCGACGACCTCGCCAAGTTCGGCTGCTCGGCCGGGTTCGACGGGCCGAAGCCGCCGGAGGGCTCCGACTTCGCGGGTCTCGTCCACTTCGAGGTGCGGCGGGCCCGCGCCCTGTTCGCCGAGGGCTACCGGCTGCTGCCCATGCTCGACCGGCGCAGCGGCGCCTGTGTCGCCGCGATGGCCGGCATCTACCGCCGGCTCCTCGACCGCATCGAGCGCGACCCCGAGGCCGTGCTGCGCGGCCGCGTCTCGCTGCCCGGGCGGGAGAAGGCCTATGTCGCCGTGCGCGGACTGTCGGGCCTGGACGCCCGCCACGTGTCGCGACGGAGAGTCAGGAGGCACACCTGA
- a CDS encoding CDP-alcohol phosphatidyltransferase family protein, translated as MSRPSVAELRPVVHPPGVKDRRSGEHWMGRLYMREVSLRVDRCLVNTRVTPNQLTYLMTVFGVLAAPALLVPGITGAVLGVVCVQMYLLLDCVDGEIARWKKQYSLAGVYLDRVGAYLTDAAVLVGFGLRAADLWGGGRIDWLWAFLGTLAALGAILIKAETDLVGVARHQGGLPPVKEAASEPRSSGMALARRAAAALKFHRLILGIEASLLILVLAVVDQVRGDLFFSRLGVAVLAGIALLQTLLHLVSILASSRLK; from the coding sequence ATGTCAAGGCCATCGGTAGCTGAACTCAGACCGGTCGTCCACCCCCCGGGGGTGAAGGACCGTCGCAGCGGTGAGCACTGGATGGGACGCCTCTACATGCGTGAGGTGTCCCTGCGGGTGGACCGCTGCCTGGTGAACACCAGGGTCACGCCCAACCAGCTCACGTATCTGATGACCGTCTTCGGGGTGCTCGCGGCCCCGGCCCTGCTGGTGCCGGGAATCACGGGCGCCGTGCTCGGCGTGGTCTGCGTCCAGATGTACCTGCTGCTGGACTGTGTGGACGGCGAGATCGCGCGCTGGAAGAAGCAGTACTCGCTGGCCGGGGTCTACCTGGACCGGGTCGGCGCGTACCTGACCGACGCGGCGGTGCTCGTCGGCTTCGGTCTGCGCGCCGCCGACCTGTGGGGCGGCGGGCGGATCGACTGGCTGTGGGCCTTCCTCGGCACGCTGGCCGCGCTCGGCGCGATCCTGATCAAGGCGGAGACCGACCTCGTCGGCGTCGCCCGGCACCAGGGCGGGCTGCCTCCGGTCAAGGAGGCGGCGTCCGAGCCGCGCTCCTCCGGCATGGCGCTGGCCCGCCGGGCCGCCGCGGCGCTCAAATTCCACCGGCTGATCCTCGGCATCGAGGCGTCCCTGCTCATCCTGGTCCTGGCCGTGGTCGACCAGGTGCGCGGCGACCTGTTCTTCTCCCGTCTCGGCGTGGCCGTGCTGGCCGGCATCGCGCTCCTGCAGACGCTGCTGCACCTGGTGTCCATCCTCGCCTCGAGCAGGCTCAAGTGA
- a CDS encoding DUF6380 family protein, protein MDVPGDDVDHGDATGEKRRATLRCGAASLTATTCGAAFKHHGRPAREGAR, encoded by the coding sequence ATGGACGTGCCGGGCGACGACGTGGACCACGGTGACGCCACCGGGGAAAAGCGGCGCGCAACCCTCCGGTGCGGCGCGGCGTCCCTGACAGCGACGACCTGCGGTGCAGCATTCAAACACCACGGCCGGCCTGCACGGGAGGGGGCACGATGA
- the shc gene encoding squalene--hopene cyclase, with the protein MTATTDGSTGAALPPRAAAASETALTIPAPAGVQEAAARATQRATDFLLARQDAEGWWKGDLETNVTMDAEDLLLRQFLGIRDEATTRATALFVRGEQREDGTWATFYGGPPDLSATVEAYVALRLAGDEPDAPHMARASAWIRDQGGIAAARVFTRIWLALFGWWKWEALPELPPELLFFPRWFPLSIYNFGCWARQTIVPLTVVSAKRPVRPAPFPLDELHTDPANPDPPRPLAPVHSWDGLFQRLDKVVRGYRRVAVRGLRKAALNSAARWIVERQENDGCWGGIQPPAVYSVIALHLLGYDLGHPVMRAGLRSLDRYALWREDGARMIEACQSPVWDTCLATIALADAGVPADHPQLVKAADWMLGEQVVRPGDWSVRRPQLPPGGWAFEFHNDNYPDIDDTAEVVLALRRVAHHDPERMERAIARGVRWNLGMQSKNGAWGAFDVDNTSPFPDRLPFCDFGEVIDPPSADVTAHVVEMLAVEGLAHDPRTRRGIAWLLAEQEPEGSWFGRWGVNYVYGTGSVVPALTAAGLSPRHPAIRRAVAWLERVQNDDGGWGEDLRSYRDPARWSGRGASTASQTAWALMALLAADERDSKAVERGVAWLAQTQREDGSWDEPYFTGTGFPWDFSINYHLYRQVFPLTALGRYLHGEPFGTKPAPHAAVPEAEGS; encoded by the coding sequence ATGACAGCGACGACCGACGGAAGCACCGGGGCGGCCCTGCCGCCCCGCGCTGCCGCGGCCAGCGAAACCGCCCTCACCATCCCCGCGCCGGCCGGGGTACAAGAAGCCGCCGCACGCGCCACGCAACGCGCCACCGACTTCCTGCTCGCCCGGCAGGACGCCGAGGGCTGGTGGAAGGGCGACCTCGAGACGAACGTCACCATGGACGCCGAGGATCTGCTGCTCCGCCAGTTCCTGGGCATCCGCGACGAGGCCACCACCCGCGCCACCGCCCTCTTCGTCCGCGGTGAGCAGCGCGAGGACGGCACCTGGGCCACCTTCTACGGCGGCCCGCCCGACCTCTCCGCCACCGTCGAGGCGTACGTCGCCCTGCGGCTGGCCGGCGACGAACCCGACGCGCCCCATATGGCCCGGGCCTCCGCCTGGATCCGCGACCAGGGGGGCATCGCCGCCGCGCGGGTCTTCACCCGCATCTGGCTGGCCCTGTTCGGCTGGTGGAAGTGGGAGGCCCTGCCCGAACTGCCGCCCGAGCTCCTGTTCTTCCCCAGATGGTTTCCGCTGAGCATCTACAACTTCGGCTGCTGGGCCCGCCAGACGATCGTGCCGCTCACCGTCGTCTCCGCGAAGCGCCCGGTGCGGCCGGCGCCCTTCCCGCTCGACGAGCTGCACACCGACCCGGCGAACCCCGATCCGCCCCGGCCCCTCGCCCCCGTGCACAGTTGGGACGGCCTCTTCCAGCGGCTCGACAAGGTGGTGCGCGGCTACCGCAGGGTCGCGGTGCGCGGGTTGCGCAAGGCGGCCCTGAACTCCGCCGCCCGGTGGATCGTCGAGCGCCAGGAGAACGACGGCTGCTGGGGCGGGATCCAGCCGCCCGCCGTGTACTCGGTCATCGCCCTGCACCTGCTCGGCTACGACCTCGGCCACCCAGTGATGCGGGCCGGCCTGCGGTCGCTCGACCGTTACGCCCTGTGGCGCGAGGACGGCGCCCGGATGATCGAGGCCTGCCAGTCACCGGTGTGGGACACCTGCCTGGCGACCATCGCGCTGGCCGACGCGGGAGTGCCCGCCGACCATCCGCAACTGGTGAAGGCCGCCGACTGGATGCTCGGCGAGCAGGTCGTGCGCCCCGGCGACTGGTCGGTGCGACGACCTCAACTTCCGCCGGGCGGCTGGGCGTTCGAGTTCCACAACGACAACTACCCGGACATCGACGACACCGCCGAGGTGGTGCTCGCGTTGCGCAGGGTCGCGCACCACGACCCGGAGCGGATGGAACGGGCCATCGCGCGCGGTGTGCGGTGGAACCTCGGGATGCAGTCGAAGAACGGCGCGTGGGGCGCCTTCGACGTCGACAACACCAGCCCGTTCCCCGACCGGCTGCCGTTCTGCGACTTCGGCGAGGTCATCGACCCGCCGTCCGCCGACGTCACCGCCCATGTGGTCGAGATGCTGGCCGTCGAGGGGCTCGCGCACGACCCGCGCACCCGGCGCGGCATCGCCTGGCTGCTGGCCGAACAGGAGCCGGAGGGTTCGTGGTTCGGGCGCTGGGGCGTCAACTACGTCTACGGCACCGGGTCGGTGGTGCCCGCGCTCACCGCAGCCGGGCTCTCCCCCCGGCATCCCGCCATCCGCAGGGCGGTGGCCTGGCTGGAGCGGGTGCAGAACGACGACGGCGGCTGGGGCGAGGACCTGCGCTCCTACCGGGACCCGGCCCGCTGGAGTGGCCGGGGCGCCTCGACGGCCTCGCAGACCGCCTGGGCCCTGATGGCGCTGCTGGCGGCGGACGAGCGGGACTCCAAGGCCGTCGAACGCGGTGTCGCGTGGCTCGCGCAGACACAGCGGGAGGACGGCTCCTGGGACGAGCCCTACTTCACCGGCACCGGCTTCCCCTGGGACTTCTCGATCAACTACCACCTCTACCGGCAGGTCTTCCCGCTGACCGCGCTGGGCCGGTACCTGCACGGGGAGCCGTTCGGCACGAAGCCCGCCCCGCACGCGGCCGTCCCCGAGGCCGAGGGGAGCTGA
- a CDS encoding ABC transporter permease, with protein sequence MSETTHDVGVAVSALPSPDEGLTAAQLAAKYGLAVSGARPPLREYVRQLWGRRHFILAFSRAKLAAQYSQAKLGQLWQVATPLLNAAVYFVIFGVLLNTSRGMPKDVYIPFLVTGVFVFTFTQTSVMSGVRAISGNLSLVRALHFPRASLPISLALQQLQQLLYSMLVLFAVVIGMGSYPDLSWALIVPVLALQFCFNIGLALVFARAGAKTPDLAQLMPFVMRTWMYASGVMFSIPVFLADKPQWVANVLQWNPAAIYMDLMRFALIEKYGAENLPDHVWAVAGGWAVLMAVGGFVYFWKAEERYGRG encoded by the coding sequence GTGAGTGAGACAACGCATGACGTCGGAGTCGCCGTGAGCGCGCTTCCGTCGCCCGACGAGGGCCTCACGGCGGCGCAGCTGGCAGCCAAGTACGGGCTGGCCGTGAGCGGCGCCCGGCCTCCGCTGCGGGAGTACGTCCGCCAGCTGTGGGGGCGCCGTCACTTCATCCTGGCGTTCTCCCGGGCGAAGCTGGCCGCGCAGTACAGCCAGGCCAAGCTGGGCCAGCTGTGGCAGGTGGCCACGCCCTTGCTGAACGCTGCCGTGTACTTCGTGATCTTCGGCGTTCTCCTCAACACCAGCCGCGGAATGCCCAAGGACGTGTACATCCCGTTCCTGGTCACCGGTGTCTTCGTGTTCACCTTCACGCAGACCTCGGTGATGAGCGGCGTCCGGGCGATCTCCGGCAACCTCAGTCTGGTGCGCGCGCTGCACTTCCCGCGTGCCTCGCTGCCGATCTCCCTCGCGCTGCAGCAGCTCCAGCAACTGCTGTACTCGATGCTGGTGCTGTTCGCCGTGGTGATCGGCATGGGCAGCTACCCGGACCTGTCCTGGGCGCTGATCGTCCCCGTGCTCGCCCTGCAGTTCTGCTTCAACATCGGCCTGGCGCTGGTGTTCGCGCGGGCCGGCGCCAAGACCCCCGACCTGGCGCAGTTGATGCCGTTCGTGATGCGGACGTGGATGTACGCCTCCGGCGTGATGTTCTCCATCCCCGTCTTCCTCGCGGACAAGCCGCAGTGGGTGGCGAACGTCCTGCAGTGGAACCCCGCCGCCATCTACATGGACCTCATGCGCTTCGCGCTCATCGAAAAGTACGGCGCGGAGAACCTGCCCGACCATGTCTGGGCGGTCGCGGGCGGCTGGGCGGTCCTCATGGCCGTCGGCGGGTTCGTGTACTTCTGGAAGGCGGAGGAGAGGTACGGCCGTGGTTGA
- the hpnC gene encoding squalene synthase HpnC encodes MTAPAAPRTGDPVDGTLDKAAQENFPVAPFFLPRAWRADLMAVYGFARLVDDIGDGDLAPGGVDARLLGVPAAEAADRTVLLDAFEADLRRVFDGSDGPPRHPLLRRLQPTVRRQALGPEPFLGLIAANRQDQLVTRYETYDDLVAYCELSANPVGRLVLAVTGASTPERIRLSDAICTALQIVEHLQDVAEDLGRDRVYLPAADMKRFHVQEADLAAATAGASVRALVAYEAQRARDLLNEGAPLVGSVHGRLRLLLAGFVAGGRAALEAIAAAEYDVLPGPPKPGKLRLLREVGVTLRGEG; translated from the coding sequence ATGACGGCGCCCGCCGCGCCACGCACCGGCGACCCGGTCGACGGCACGCTGGACAAGGCCGCGCAGGAGAACTTCCCCGTGGCCCCCTTCTTCCTGCCCCGGGCCTGGCGTGCCGACCTCATGGCCGTCTACGGCTTCGCCCGTCTCGTCGACGACATCGGCGACGGAGACCTCGCGCCGGGCGGCGTCGACGCCCGGCTGCTCGGGGTGCCGGCCGCCGAGGCCGCGGACCGCACGGTCCTGCTGGACGCGTTCGAGGCCGATCTGCGGCGGGTCTTCGACGGGTCCGACGGCCCGCCCCGACATCCCCTGCTGCGTCGCCTCCAGCCGACCGTGCGCCGTCAGGCGCTCGGTCCCGAGCCCTTCCTCGGCCTGATCGCAGCCAACCGGCAGGACCAGCTCGTCACCCGCTACGAGACCTACGACGACCTCGTCGCCTACTGCGAGCTGTCCGCCAACCCCGTGGGCCGCCTGGTCCTCGCCGTCACCGGCGCCTCGACCCCCGAGCGGATCCGCCTCTCCGACGCGATCTGCACCGCACTGCAGATCGTCGAGCACCTCCAGGACGTGGCCGAGGACCTCGGCCGCGACCGTGTCTACCTTCCCGCCGCGGACATGAAGCGCTTTCACGTCCAGGAAGCGGACCTCGCCGCGGCGACCGCGGGCGCGTCCGTGCGCGCGCTGGTCGCCTACGAGGCGCAACGCGCCCGCGATCTCCTGAATGAAGGCGCCCCTTTGGTGGGTAGCGTCCACGGCAGGCTGAGACTGCTGCTCGCGGGGTTCGTGGCGGGAGGAAGGGCGGCGCTCGAGGCGATCGCCGCCGCCGAGTACGACGTACTTCCCGGCCCGCCCAAGCCCGGCAAGCTCCGGCTGCTGCGCGAGGTGGGCGTGACCCTGCGAGGAGAGGGGTGA